Proteins found in one Haloferax litoreum genomic segment:
- a CDS encoding calcium/sodium antiporter, giving the protein MTDSVPVAIVTFALSIGAMWVGAEAFVSSAAGVARRFGLSDLVVGLTVVALGTSAPEAAVSVDAALVGNGDIAVANVVGSNLFNIGIVLGGIAAIVGVRSSSRMVRRDGVAMILSTVLLLAVLWDLQVSRLDGVVLLLAFAGYLTALFVRPDESGDAPTEPRRATWLTALLLVGGLATIVAAAHFLVESAVSIAETAGLSEWVIGETIVAVGTSTPEIIASVTAARNGMGDIAAGNLIGSNVFNALFILGITSTIAPIVVVETAIGTTTWLLFLSVLTAVLLGTKGRLGRLEGAVLVAINVSRWILDIL; this is encoded by the coding sequence ATGACCGACAGCGTACCCGTCGCGATTGTCACGTTCGCTTTGAGTATCGGGGCTATGTGGGTCGGTGCAGAAGCGTTCGTGTCCAGCGCCGCCGGGGTGGCACGTCGCTTCGGCCTCTCGGACCTCGTCGTGGGTCTCACGGTGGTTGCCCTCGGAACGTCGGCCCCGGAGGCCGCCGTCAGTGTCGACGCCGCTCTCGTCGGAAACGGTGATATCGCAGTGGCGAACGTCGTCGGCTCGAATCTCTTCAACATCGGTATCGTTCTCGGTGGTATCGCGGCCATCGTCGGCGTTCGAAGTTCTTCTCGGATGGTCCGGCGAGACGGAGTGGCGATGATACTCTCGACGGTGTTGCTGCTGGCGGTCCTGTGGGATTTACAGGTGAGCCGTCTCGATGGGGTCGTCTTGCTCCTCGCGTTCGCCGGCTACCTCACCGCCCTGTTCGTCCGACCGGACGAGTCGGGAGACGCACCGACCGAACCCCGTCGAGCAACGTGGCTCACCGCTCTCCTTCTCGTCGGTGGACTCGCTACTATCGTCGCTGCCGCGCACTTCCTCGTGGAGTCGGCAGTATCTATCGCCGAGACGGCGGGCCTCTCCGAGTGGGTCATCGGGGAAACTATCGTCGCAGTGGGCACGTCGACTCCGGAAATCATCGCCTCCGTCACCGCCGCACGGAACGGGATGGGCGACATCGCCGCGGGCAACCTCATCGGGAGCAACGTGTTCAATGCGCTGTTCATCTTGGGCATCACGTCGACGATAGCACCTATCGTGGTCGTCGAGACCGCTATCGGGACCACAACGTGGTTACTTTTCCTCTCCGTGCTCACCGCCGTCCTCCTCGGAACGAAAGGACGATTGGGACGACTCGAAGGTGCGGTGCTCGTTGCGATTAACGTGAGTCGCTGGATACTCGATATCTTGTGA